The DNA window TCCGTGCGCCTGCAGCCATCTTTGCCTGAGCGTCAGTGCCGATCACGTCCGCGCCGACGAGGCCGGCCTCGACGAGCACGCCGCCGGTGCCACACATGGGATCGAGAATCGTCGCGTCTGAGCGTGCGCCGGCGACGTTTGCGACGGCGCGAGCGAGCAGTGGGTCCATGCTGCCGGGCTGGAAGAAGGGCTTGTCCGTCGGCGCGCGCGTCCCGAAATCGCGGACACTCTCGGCGGCGAGCCAGCCCAGTGCGCAGACGGAGTCCTGTTCGCTTTCGGCGTCGGTGCTGTCGACTGACCCTGCCGAAAAGGCGGCACGCAGGAGATGGTCCGGATCGTCGAGATCAACTGAAAAGCCGCGTTCGACGAGCACCTGGCCGAGAACGCGTTCGGCGCGTTCGGTGTCGATATCCGTTTCGCCGTGAACGTCGGTCGCACGAACGGCGACGCTACCGTCGTCGCGCTCGAGCGTGGCGGCCTCGAGTAACGTACGGGCGCTCTCGAGGTCGGCGTCGGTTCGGCCGAGTAACTCGCTTGCGCGGTGGGTGTAGGCCAGTCCGCGAACGCGTTCGGGGGCGATCCCACGGGCAACGGCGAGGCCGGGCGCAATCGATCGCACGCCGGTCGCGGCACTTTCTGCCTCGCGGGCTGCGAACGCATCGTCCTCACCACCGAGCTCGAGCAGATACACAGGCGTGTGTCGCGTGGGCGCCAGT is part of the Natronolimnobius sp. AArcel1 genome and encodes:
- a CDS encoding methyltransferase domain-containing protein, translating into MYLLELGGEDDAFAAREAESAATGVRSIAPGLAVARGIAPERVRGLAYTHRASELLGRTDADLESARTLLEAATLERDDGSVAVRATDVHGETDIDTERAERVLGQVLVERGFSVDLDDPDHLLRAAFSAGSVDSTDAESEQDSVCALGWLAAESVRDFGTRAPTDKPFFQPGSMDPLLARAVANVAGARSDATILDPMCGTGGVLVEAGLVGADVIGTDAQAKMAAGARTNLEHFLDAPEPSPTGVERGSWHVGRGDATRLPLADDAVDGVVFDAPYGRQSKIETHRLEDLVAGALAEARRVASRAVVVADRSWQDEAKEAGWELEATFERRVHRSLTRYVLVLE